One Bacillota bacterium genomic window carries:
- a CDS encoding PspA/IM30 family protein, which produces MGVLSRMTAVLKAKMNKLVERWEDPRETLEYSYQRQLELMQQVRRNLAEVATSRKRLELQGVKLRETLQRLEDQAKEALRVGREDLAVAALQRKAEIQQQIEGIERQASELEAEQKKLEAAEARLRAKVEAFRAHKEVIKAQYSAAEAQVRIGEAASGLSEELADVGLAIERAQQKTEDMKARAAAIDELVATGVLEDRTAFTGGTAIEQELAKIKASERVKADLERLKQEVSRA; this is translated from the coding sequence ATGGGCGTGCTATCGCGCATGACCGCCGTGCTGAAGGCGAAGATGAACAAGCTGGTGGAACGCTGGGAAGATCCCCGCGAGACGCTGGAATACTCCTACCAGCGCCAGCTTGAACTGATGCAGCAGGTGCGCCGCAATCTGGCTGAGGTGGCCACCTCCCGCAAGCGGCTGGAACTGCAAGGCGTGAAGCTGCGGGAGACGCTCCAGCGCCTGGAGGATCAGGCGAAAGAGGCCCTCAGGGTGGGGCGCGAGGATCTGGCCGTGGCGGCGCTGCAGCGCAAGGCCGAGATCCAGCAGCAGATCGAGGGCATCGAGCGCCAGGCGTCGGAGCTCGAGGCCGAGCAGAAGAAGCTGGAGGCGGCTGAGGCACGCCTTCGGGCCAAGGTAGAAGCCTTCCGGGCTCACAAGGAGGTCATCAAGGCCCAGTACTCGGCGGCCGAGGCCCAGGTACGCATCGGCGAGGCGGCCAGCGGGCTGTCCGAGGAACTGGCCGACGTGGGGCTGGCCATCGAGCGGGCCCAGCAGAAGACGGAGGACATGAAGGCCAGGGCGGCCGCCATCGACGAACTGGTCGCCACCGGGGTGCTGGAGGACCGGACGGCTTTCACGGGCGGCACGGCCATCGAGCAGGAGCTGGCCAAGATCAAGGCGTCCGAACGGGTGAAGGCAGACCTGGAGAGGCTCAAGCAGGAGGTGTCGCGGGCGTGA
- the sufB gene encoding Fe-S cluster assembly protein SufB, translating to MARQGLQLDTEYRYGFSDPEQYVYKSPKGLDRKVVEEISAFKGEPEWMRRFRLKALDIFERKSMPAWGGDLSRLRFDEIHYYIRPTQRQGRTWEEVPATIKNTFDRLGIPEAERKFLAGVSAQYDSEVVYHNIRKELQRQGIIFVDTDTAVREYPDIVRQYFGTVVPPADNKFAALNSAVWSGGSFIYVPEGVRVEVPLQAYFRINARNMGQFERTLIIAEPGSFVHYVEGCTAPQYTTDSLHAAVVEIIVRPGARVRYTTIQNWSHNVYNLVTKRAAVHEDATMEWIDGNLGSKLTMKYPSVYLMGRGARGEVLSIALAGPGQHQDAGAKAVHLAPYTTSTITNKSICKDGGRTTYRGLVHIAEEAAKSKSKVNCDALIFDDRSKTDTIPYIEVLNSDVQMEHEATVSKVSEEQLFYLMSRGIPEQQATAMIVMGFIEPFARQLPMEYAVELNRLIELEMEGSVG from the coding sequence GTGGCGAGGCAGGGTCTCCAGCTCGATACGGAGTATCGCTACGGGTTCTCGGACCCGGAGCAGTACGTATACAAGTCCCCGAAGGGCCTCGACCGAAAGGTCGTCGAGGAGATCTCCGCTTTCAAGGGCGAGCCGGAGTGGATGCGGCGCTTCCGGCTCAAGGCACTCGACATCTTCGAGCGAAAGTCCATGCCCGCCTGGGGTGGAGACCTTTCCCGGCTCCGGTTCGACGAGATTCACTACTACATCCGGCCCACACAGCGCCAGGGCAGGACGTGGGAAGAGGTTCCTGCCACCATCAAGAACACGTTTGACCGGCTGGGTATCCCCGAGGCCGAGCGGAAGTTCCTCGCGGGAGTCTCGGCCCAGTATGACTCTGAAGTGGTTTACCACAACATTCGCAAGGAGCTCCAGCGACAAGGCATCATCTTCGTCGACACCGACACGGCGGTGCGGGAGTACCCGGACATTGTGCGGCAGTACTTCGGAACGGTGGTGCCGCCCGCCGACAACAAGTTTGCCGCGCTCAACAGCGCGGTCTGGAGCGGCGGCAGCTTCATCTACGTGCCGGAGGGCGTCAGGGTGGAGGTCCCCCTGCAGGCGTACTTCCGCATCAACGCCCGCAACATGGGCCAGTTCGAGCGGACGCTGATCATCGCCGAGCCCGGCAGCTTCGTGCACTACGTCGAGGGGTGCACGGCGCCCCAGTACACCACCGACTCGCTGCACGCGGCGGTGGTGGAGATCATCGTCAGGCCGGGAGCCCGGGTGCGCTACACCACCATCCAGAACTGGTCGCACAACGTCTACAACCTGGTGACCAAGCGGGCGGCCGTCCACGAGGACGCCACCATGGAATGGATAGACGGTAATCTGGGCAGCAAGCTCACGATGAAATACCCGTCGGTCTACTTGATGGGCAGGGGCGCCCGCGGCGAGGTGCTCTCCATCGCGCTGGCCGGGCCCGGGCAGCACCAGGACGCCGGCGCCAAGGCGGTGCACCTGGCGCCGTACACGACGTCGACCATCACCAACAAGTCCATCTGCAAGGACGGCGGGCGCACCACGTACCGGGGCCTCGTCCACATCGCCGAGGAGGCCGCGAAAAGCAAAAGCAAGGTCAACTGTGACGCCCTCATCTTCGACGACCGCTCCAAGACCGACACCATCCCTTACATCGAGGTGCTCAACAGCGACGTCCAGATGGAGCACGAGGCAACCGTCAGCAAGGTGAGCGAGGAGCAGCTCTTCTACCTGATGAGCCGGGGCATCCCGGAGCAGCAGGCCACCGCCATGATCGTGATGGGCTTCATCGAGCCCTTCGCCCGGCAGCTTCCGATGGAGTACGCGGTGGAGCTCAACCGCCTCATCGAACTCGAGATG